AGGAATTCTATGTTTGAACAAATAGTATACTGCAAGATAAGCTATTGGAACTAATCCATCATAGTATAGGTATTCAATATATTTATCGATAAAGAATATATGTACCAGAACAAATCCCAGTATCCCCATATACAGTATCGCTAACGATAATAGTGGGGAGTCTTTTTTGAACATTAGTGATGTAATCCATGATAAGAGTAGTGGGAGGAAATAAAAGTACCCTAATAAACTAACTATACCTGGATTCACGAGTGGGGTAAGTATTAATGATATAATTACAACTAGGATAAAATTACAACTAGTAATCCATGGAAGGGATTAAGAAACAATCCGATAATAGTACCTGATAATGCTCCAAGAGTGATTACTCCCCCACTGAATCCTATTACTGGAAAAGCTGGTATTACCGACAATACTAGAACCAGAGCTGAAAACGACAATATAATTGATAGATCTCTTATGGTTAACTCCATTACTTCAGCCCTCCCAATGTCTTTCTCTTATTTATTTAAAGAAATATTTTATAGATTAATTTAAATAAATTATGGAATGTTAAGGTAAAATACAATTAATATGTTAGTAGAAGTATGTCAATTATATTCTCTTCCAACTAGCTATTAGCGCTCGCAAATAATCTCCTACATCTTCACATGAATCAGCAGCTTCTTCGAGGTCTTGGTTTAGATCATGAACAAGTAATGCTAATGTAATTGGTTTGAGTTGTTCAGAATATTCGAGAAGCTTTCCCCGATTCTCTAGATTTATCTGGTCAGCCTCTTCCTCTAATTTCTCTATTTCACTTATCAGTTCTACTGCTTCTCCATATTCTCCACTCATAGTACTCTTTATTGCCCTATTCACCTTCTCAGCTAGTTCAACAACTTTATCAATAAGTTTCTCTATACCCTCCCTAATCGGTTGTGGAACCTCGAGGTATGGTATAATTATTAGTTCGCGAGCAGCTTCCTTGATCCAGTCAGCAACAGAATCTATTCTTTTAATGAGGTGGAAAAAATCCTCCTTAAACCCTGGATCTATTCTGGATTCTTCAAGTAAAGCAATTATTTTCTTCTTAACAATATCTGCTTCGCTCTCAATTTTCATTGTATCTCTTAATTTTCTGCGCGCCTCGCCTATTCTCATTTCATTTAGTAGTTTAATGGAATCTAGAAAGGAACCAGTCAGATCACTTAATTTATCTA
This is a stretch of genomic DNA from Staphylothermus hellenicus DSM 12710. It encodes these proteins:
- a CDS encoding DUF47 domain-containing protein is translated as MREAVLFKDILPEQIIILLDELVDKLSDLTGSFLDSIKLLNEMRIGEARRKLRDTMKIESEADIVKKKIIALLEESRIDPGFKEDFFHLIKRIDSVADWIKEAARELIIIPYLEVPQPIREGIEKLIDKVVELAEKVNRAIKSTMSGEYGEAVELISEIEKLEEEADQINLENRGKLLEYSEQLKPITLALLVHDLNQDLEEAADSCEDVGDYLRALIASWKRI